In one Streptomyces sp. NBC_01241 genomic region, the following are encoded:
- a CDS encoding DUF6223 family protein produces MSVRTVLAVAGAALISSLVLAEPAAADPSVQPVAASVYTLSAGRVGASLAALVGLLGAVNGGLALARSTGQGHIGTWARRNGAVTALVAGLIAVVVGGAVAATADGGLGTGNGLGGAYVAMLVGLIAVTLGWLARSRSRRTG; encoded by the coding sequence ATGTCAGTCCGCACTGTGCTTGCCGTGGCCGGAGCCGCCCTGATCAGCAGTCTCGTGCTCGCCGAACCGGCGGCCGCGGACCCCTCTGTCCAGCCGGTTGCCGCAAGCGTCTACACCCTGAGCGCCGGCCGCGTCGGAGCGTCCTTGGCCGCGCTGGTCGGCCTCCTCGGCGCGGTCAACGGCGGCCTGGCTCTGGCCCGCTCCACCGGTCAGGGTCACATCGGCACCTGGGCCCGGCGGAACGGGGCCGTCACGGCTCTCGTGGCGGGGCTGATCGCCGTGGTCGTCGGCGGGGCGGTCGCGGCCACCGCCGATGGTGGTCTCGGCACCGGCAACGGGCTGGGCGGCGCCTACGTCGCCATGCTGGTAGGCCTGATCGCCGTCACCCTCGGTTGGCTGGCCCGCTCCCGCTCCCGCCGAACTGGCTGA
- a CDS encoding YceI family protein → MALFNRKNNNAPSATTPAVDPALAALTGDYTIDPAHTSIGFTVRHAMVTNVRGSFGEHEGSLKLDGHNPANSAASIDVRIASVDTGIADRDGHLVSGDFFDAEKFPLMTFRSTQAEQLGGDKYRVTGDLTIKDVTRPLAIDLEFNGSATDVYGNERVGFEGSADILRSDWGLTWNAALETGGVMVSDKVKLNFDISAIKAAAPQA, encoded by the coding sequence ATGGCTCTGTTCAACCGCAAGAACAACAACGCCCCGTCCGCCACCACCCCCGCCGTGGACCCGGCCCTGGCCGCCCTCACCGGTGATTACACGATCGACCCGGCGCACACCAGCATCGGCTTCACCGTGCGCCACGCCATGGTCACCAACGTGCGCGGTTCCTTCGGTGAGCACGAGGGCAGCCTGAAGCTCGACGGCCACAACCCCGCGAACTCCGCCGCCTCCATCGACGTCAGGATCGCCAGCGTCGACACCGGCATCGCCGACCGCGACGGCCACCTGGTCAGCGGCGACTTCTTCGACGCCGAGAAGTTCCCCCTCATGACGTTCCGCTCCACGCAGGCCGAGCAGCTCGGCGGCGACAAGTACCGCGTCACCGGCGACCTCACCATCAAGGACGTCACGCGCCCCCTCGCCATCGACCTGGAGTTCAACGGCTCCGCCACCGACGTCTACGGCAACGAGCGCGTCGGCTTCGAGGGCAGCGCGGACATCCTGCGCTCCGACTGGGGCCTGACCTGGAACGCCGCGCTGGAGACCGGCGGCGTCATGGTCAGCGACAAGGTCAAGCTCAACTTCGACATCTCCGCCATCAAGGCCGCCGCACCGCAGGCCTGA
- a CDS encoding DUF1905 domain-containing protein: MHVVFTGRVIEWRGPSPFYFAAVPDDQAADIREVAALATYGWGAVPVDACIGATTFTTSLFPKDGSYLLPLKNAVRKPQGLSAGDEVTVTMTVRV, translated from the coding sequence CACCGGCCGCGTCATCGAGTGGCGGGGGCCTTCACCGTTCTACTTCGCCGCCGTGCCCGACGACCAGGCCGCCGACATCCGCGAGGTGGCTGCGCTGGCCACGTACGGCTGGGGCGCGGTCCCCGTGGACGCGTGCATCGGCGCGACCACTTTCACCACGTCGCTCTTCCCCAAGGACGGCAGCTACCTGCTGCCGCTCAAGAACGCGGTCCGCAAGCCGCAGGGACTCTCGGCAGGTGACGAGGTGACCGTGACCATGACCGTCCGCGTGTAG
- a CDS encoding sensor histidine kinase: MSTGWSGVPAGVRDWAIAVGVAATLLVTGLSERNSGTGLDLLGCTLLAAGGLALVRRRRTPVPILAATGLCAVGYQAAGFDVPAVAFLFAVYAAVREGHRGVTVVASVAVLATLPLAALASGLHDTGEAFAQARGALEIAWLVAAGAAGEALRQAERRADEAERTREETARRRADEERLHIARELHDSLTHQISIIKVQAEVAVHVARRRGEQVSEALLAIQAAGREATRELRATLGALRDDETTPPRGLDDVPELVERARSIGLDTTLTIEGQRHDVPAAVDRTVYRIVQESLTNIARHADAATASVRIDCRPDVLGIRIDDDGKAAPDAAPTPGVGLLGMRERVTALGGRLRAEPRGEGGFTVQAELPVDQTP; encoded by the coding sequence ATGAGCACAGGATGGTCCGGTGTCCCGGCCGGTGTGAGGGACTGGGCGATCGCCGTCGGCGTGGCGGCGACGCTGCTGGTCACCGGCCTGTCCGAGCGCAACTCCGGTACGGGCCTCGACCTGCTCGGCTGCACGCTGCTGGCGGCCGGCGGCCTGGCGCTCGTCCGGCGCCGCCGGACTCCCGTTCCCATCCTGGCCGCCACCGGGCTGTGCGCGGTGGGGTACCAGGCGGCCGGTTTCGATGTGCCCGCCGTCGCGTTCCTGTTCGCGGTGTACGCGGCCGTACGGGAGGGACACCGCGGCGTCACCGTGGTGGCGAGCGTGGCCGTGCTGGCCACGCTCCCCCTGGCTGCCCTGGCCTCGGGCCTGCACGACACGGGCGAGGCGTTCGCGCAGGCGCGCGGTGCCCTGGAGATCGCCTGGCTGGTCGCGGCCGGGGCCGCGGGTGAGGCGCTGCGGCAGGCCGAGCGGCGGGCGGACGAGGCCGAGCGCACCCGTGAGGAGACCGCGCGGCGCCGTGCCGACGAGGAACGGCTGCACATCGCGCGGGAGTTGCACGATTCGCTCACCCATCAGATCTCGATCATCAAGGTGCAGGCCGAAGTCGCCGTCCACGTGGCCCGCAGGCGTGGCGAACAGGTGTCGGAGGCTCTGCTGGCGATCCAGGCTGCCGGACGTGAGGCGACTCGGGAGCTGCGCGCGACCCTGGGGGCGCTGCGCGACGACGAGACGACCCCGCCGCGTGGTCTCGACGACGTCCCGGAACTGGTGGAACGGGCCCGTTCCATCGGCCTGGATACGACGCTGACGATCGAAGGACAACGACACGATGTGCCGGCTGCGGTGGACCGGACCGTCTACCGGATCGTTCAGGAGTCGCTCACCAACATCGCCCGTCACGCGGACGCCGCCACGGCGTCGGTCCGGATCGACTGCCGACCGGACGTCCTCGGGATACGCATCGATGACGACGGCAAGGCCGCGCCGGACGCCGCCCCGACACCCGGCGTCGGGCTGCTCGGCATGCGCGAACGAGTCACCGCCCTCGGCGGGCGGCTGCGCGCGGAACCGCGCGGCGAGGGAGGCTTCACCGTCCAGGCCGAACTTCCCGTGGATCAGACGCCGTGA
- a CDS encoding DUF7144 family membrane protein yields MASETTGTGASSTNPSPTHAPVSGTTAFAAVLMVVGGAMAIFEGVAALAKEHLFVVTRHYLFEFSLTGWGWVHLILGIALVLAGFAVLGGALWGRFFGVAVAGLGAIANFLWLPYYPLWALVLIVINILVAWALCMGMHREADAGRLA; encoded by the coding sequence ATGGCCAGTGAAACCACCGGAACCGGAGCGAGCAGCACGAACCCGAGCCCCACGCACGCGCCCGTATCCGGTACCACCGCCTTCGCGGCGGTCCTGATGGTCGTCGGCGGAGCGATGGCGATCTTCGAGGGGGTCGCGGCCCTCGCGAAGGAGCATTTGTTCGTCGTGACGCGCCACTACCTGTTCGAGTTCAGCCTGACGGGCTGGGGCTGGGTCCACCTCATTCTGGGCATCGCTCTCGTCCTCGCCGGCTTTGCCGTGCTCGGCGGAGCCCTGTGGGGGCGCTTTTTCGGTGTCGCAGTCGCCGGCCTGGGGGCGATCGCCAACTTCCTGTGGCTGCCGTACTACCCCTTGTGGGCCTTGGTGCTGATCGTCATCAACATCCTCGTCGCCTGGGCGCTGTGCATGGGCATGCACCGAGAAGCGGACGCGGGCCGCTTGGCCTGA
- a CDS encoding response regulator, whose protein sequence is MIRVLLVDDQLLIRSGFRALLDLEDDIEVVAEAADGKEGLALAREHLPDVALIDIQMPVIDGIETTRRIAADPTLARVHVVILTNYGLDEYVFNALRAGAAGFLVKDIVPEDFLHAVRVAARGDALLAPSITRKLINRYVTQPFNTGAETGLDELTNREREAVVLVAQGLSNDQIAGRMVISPMTAKTHINRAMAKLHARDRAQLVVLAYESGLVTPRNS, encoded by the coding sequence GTGATCCGTGTCCTGCTGGTCGACGACCAGCTGCTGATTCGCAGCGGATTCCGCGCGCTCCTCGACCTCGAAGACGACATCGAGGTGGTGGCCGAGGCCGCCGACGGGAAGGAGGGCCTGGCTCTGGCCAGGGAACACCTGCCCGACGTCGCTCTCATCGACATCCAGATGCCGGTCATCGACGGCATCGAGACGACCCGGCGCATCGCCGCGGACCCGACCCTGGCCCGGGTGCACGTCGTCATCCTGACCAACTACGGCTTGGACGAATACGTCTTCAACGCGCTGCGCGCCGGCGCTGCCGGATTCCTCGTCAAGGACATCGTGCCGGAAGACTTCCTGCACGCCGTACGCGTCGCCGCGCGCGGCGACGCCCTGCTCGCCCCCTCGATCACCCGCAAGCTCATCAACAGGTACGTCACCCAGCCGTTCAACACCGGCGCCGAGACGGGGCTGGATGAGCTGACCAACCGCGAACGCGAGGCCGTCGTCCTGGTCGCGCAGGGCCTGTCCAACGACCAGATCGCCGGCCGCATGGTGATCAGCCCGATGACGGCGAAAACCCACATCAACAGGGCCATGGCCAAGCTCCACGCCCGTGACCGCGCTCAGCTCGTAGTCCTGGCCTACGAATCCGGCCTCGTAACCCCACGCAACTCCTGA